A window from Drosophila nasuta strain 15112-1781.00 chromosome 3, ASM2355853v1, whole genome shotgun sequence encodes these proteins:
- the LOC132789859 gene encoding uncharacterized protein LOC132789859 isoform X3, which produces MHGYPVMQFVQYSMPPPCSWVPAPPPTNTAEAHHRGSLAHRHGAGIKKYVVWCLICGGFSCLLGVLFLGVYFLLHSYTITVGNFETVPTFVPATLLILTGVCIMSLARRRNRYSYLIKLSGACGLVSALTCALVTVTTTVLHMSRLQALRECEYTQKTRTCTCYSDLIESQVDRVDKEGVRLVFDSLSDCGVVHGSLYSCLRAIFGLSVAGVLIAVFSCMLVYQLLSHERKKMYWEQLELRCRSLYASQAPPPHSLGALTAPGRMLNCRCCEQCHAHRQLTLPLQATAYPWDEASAAAAAAVAAGGAGAEQRFWATQPPGNFYSPNPGGNEELVNGCRGGGNERASRNNSSGWSWPRMPWQRNTPDATRRFRQAAASPDSQYGFSSATAVAVADGNQMLIEEPTVNGSGGAYNALPPPNALPYGVWGPPPPYSDPNSPARRGYYQYLQASAYLAGGNAAVTTLMPQQLQQEQLQQLQQHQQQQHQQQQQQQLLPQQLGQQARGAGHAATLERMDGLNAGITNGGGTASTVSTRSVGVTAAAYKSKAVGNGEYENTHSDSDGCNGWERDRCSNTLPTRKLKKRIIEAGAKSIGPQNNANAQRPNVQQLFACEMVSKQQELELQPAEQQQLEGQQTVNGVENSGYQDSNGAIAKGQAAVIGTVTSATTVAAVQLEAAESEVYFADVSSCCNMSVKNDNYYDNATQQQQQRHPHPHQHQHQHQHSNCSHSSSNLSNSNNNNEDYLAQRFGRREHSIRSRLPIPQTSRRENDDDDYESSNLNMPTLKSAALEQQQQQLQKDISRQSMCSVESEAKTEFTDLSPSTPCTLLPPPPASFASDTPSTTPAANFVASFPYSSESQCLEAHRRSTKNIHELLLAGNSGGSGNDATHYEIINDRDRYQLQRSVGGGSSSSSSNNNKHKSKSKSRSREQLDIYGAGTERADWSDSSGCAALRGSSKRL; this is translated from the exons ATGCATGGCTATCCGGTGATGCAGTTCGTGCAGTACAGCATGCCGCCGCCCTGCTCCTGGGTGCCAGCTCCACCGCCCACAAACACAGCGGAGGCACATCATCGCGGTTCCCTGG CACATCGTCATGGCGCTGGCATCAAGAAGTATGTGGTATGGTGCCTCATCTGTGGCGGCTTCAGTTGCCTGCTGGGCGTCCTCTTCCTGGGCGTCTATTTCCTGCTGCATTCCTACACCATCACCGTGGGCAACTTTGAGACAGTGCCCACCTTTGTGCCCGCCACGCTG CTCATCCTCACAGGCGTCTGTATTATGAGTCTCGCCCGTCGTCGCAATCGCTACAGTTATCTG ATCAAACTATCCGGCGCCTGTGGCCTTGTCTCGGCCTTGACCTGCGCCCTGGTCACTGTGACGACCACTGTGCTTCATATGAGTCGCTTGCAAGCGCTGAGGGAATGCGAATACACGCAGAAGACACGCACCTGCACCTGCTACTCGGATCTCATTGAATCCCAGGTGGATCGAGTGGACAAAG AAGGCGTGCGCTTGGTCTTTGATTCGCTCTCCGACTGCGGCGTCGTCCATGGTTCCCTCTATTCCTGTCTGCGCGCCATCTTTGGCCTCTCCGTCGCGGGCGTGCTCATCGCCGTCTTTAGCTGCATGCTCGTGTATCAGCTGCTCAGCCACGAGCGCAAGAAAATGTACTGGGAGCAACTGGAGCTGCGTTGTCGCTCGCTTTACGCCAGCCAAGCGCCGCCTCCTCATAGTCTGGGCGCCCTAACTGCGCCGGGTCGCATGCTGAACTGTCGCTGTTGTGAGCAGTGCCACGCCCATCGTCAGCTAACGCTGCCACTGCAGGCCACCGCCTATCCCTGGGATGAggcaagtgcagcagcagcagcagctgtggccGCCGGTGGCGCAGGCGCCGAGCAACGTTTCTGGGCCACTCAGCCCCCTGGTAACTTTTATTCCCCCAATCCGGGTGGCAACGAGGAGCTCGTCAATGGCTGTCGTGGTGGGGGAAATGAGCGTGCCTcacgcaacaacagcagcggctgGAGCTGGCCACGCATGCCCTGGCAACGCAATACGCCGGATGCAACACGTCGCTTTCGTCAGGCGGCCGCCAGTCCCGATTCCCAGTACGGGTTTAGTTCGGCCAcagcggtggcggtggccGATGGCAATCAGATGCTCATCGAGGAGCCGACTGTGAATGGCAGTGGTGGCGCCTACAACGCCTTGCCGCCGCCCAATGCCTTGCCCTACGGTGTTTGGGGTCCGCCGCCGCCCTACAGCGATCCCAACAGTCCGGCGCGACGTGGCTACTATCAGTATCTGCAGGCGAGCGCCTATTTGGCGGGCGGCAATGCGGCGGTCACGACCCTAATGCcccagcagctgcagcaggagcagctgcaacagttgcaacagcaccaacaacagcaacatcaacagcagcagcaacaacagttgttgCCACAGCAGCTTGGGCAGCAGGCACGCGGAGCGGGTCATGCGGCGACACTGGAGCGCATGGATGGCTTGAATGCTGGCATCACAAATGGCGGAGGCACTGCGTCCACGGTGAGCACACGCAGTGTCGGTGTCACTGCCGCCGCCTACAAGTCCAAGGCGGTGGGCAATGGTGAGTACGAGAATACGCATTCGGACAGCGATGGCTGCAACGGCTGGGAGCGGGATCGTTGCTCCAATACACTGCCCACGCGCAAGCTTAAGAAGCGCATCATTGAGGCCGGCGCCAAGAGCATTGGACCACAGAACAATGCGAACGCACAGCGTCCCAATGTGCAGCAGCTGTTTGCCTGCGAAATGGTCAGCAAGCAGCAGGAGTTGGAGTTGCAACCagcggagcagcagcagctggaagGACAGCAGACTGTGAACGGTGTTGAGAACAGCGGCTATCAGGATTCGAATGGTGCGATTGCAAAGGGTCAGGCTGCAGTGATTGGCACTGTGACCTCCGCgacaacagttgctgctgtgcagCTGGAGGCTGCCGAATCGGAGGTTTACTTTGCGGACgtgagcagctgctgcaacatgTCCGTCAAGAACGACAATTACTACGACAATGcaacgcagcaacagcagcagcgtcatcCACATCCTcaccagcatcagcatcaacatcagcacAGCAATTGcagtcacagcagcagcaatctgagcaacagcaacaacaacaatgaggaTTATCTGGCGCAACGCTTTGGTAGGCGGGAACACTCCATCAGGAGTCGACTCCCCATACCGCAGACGTCACGTCGGGAGAACGATGATGACGACTACGAGAGCTCCAATCTGAATATGCCGACGTTGAAGAGCGCCGCgttggagcagcagcaacagcagttgcagaAGGACATCTCACGCCAGAGCATGTGTTCCGTCGAATCGGAGGCCAAGACTGAGTTCACCGATCTGTCGCCATCGACGCCTTGCACGCTGCTACCGCCGCCACCCGCCAGCTTTGCCAGCGATACGCCGTCCACAACGCCGGCTGCCAATTTTGTGGCATCGTTTCCCTACTCCTCGGAATCTCAATGCCTGGAGGCGCATCGTCGCTCCACTAAGAACATACATGAACTGTTGCTGGCGGGCAACAGTGGCGGAAGTGGCAACGATGCGACGCACTATGAGATCATCAACGATCGTGATCGTTATCAGCTGCAGCGCAGCGtgggcggcggcagcagcagcagcagtagtaacaacaataagcaCAAGTCCAAATCGAAGTCGCGTTCACGGGAGCAACTTGATATTTATGGAGCCGGCACGGAGCGCGCCGATTGGTCCGATAGCAGTGGCTGTGCAGCTCTGCGTGGCAGCAGCAAGCGATTGTGA
- the LOC132789859 gene encoding uncharacterized protein LOC132789859 isoform X4 — MHGYPVMQFVQYSMPPPCSWVPAPPPTNTAEAHHRGSLAHRHGAGIKKYVVWCLICGGFSCLLGVLFLGVYFLLHSYTITVGNFETVPTFVPATLLILTGVCIMSLARRRNRYSYLIKLSGACGLVSALTCALVTVTTTVLHMSRLQALRECEYTQKTRTCTCYSDLIESQVDRVDKGVRLVFDSLSDCGVVHGSLYSCLRAIFGLSVAGVLIAVFSCMLVYQLLSHERKKMYWEQLELRCRSLYASQAPPPHSLGALTAPGRMLNCRCCEQCHAHRQLTLPLQATAYPWDEASAAAAAAVAAGGAGAEQRFWATQPPGNFYSPNPGGNEELVNGCRGGGNERASRNNSSGWSWPRMPWQRNTPDATRRFRQAAASPDSQYGFSSATAVAVADGNQMLIEEPTVNGSGGAYNALPPPNALPYGVWGPPPPYSDPNSPARRGYYQYLQASAYLAGGNAAVTTLMPQQLQQEQLQQLQQHQQQQHQQQQQQQLLPQQLGQQARGAGHAATLERMDGLNAGITNGGGTASTVSTRSVGVTAAAYKSKAVGNGEYENTHSDSDGCNGWERDRCSNTLPTRKLKKRIIEAGAKSIGPQNNANAQRPNVQQLFACEMVSKQQELELQPAEQQQLEGQQTVNGVENSGYQDSNGAIAKGQAAVIGTVTSATTVAAVQLEAAESEVYFADVSSCCNMSVKNDNYYDNATQQQQQRHPHPHQHQHQHQHSNCSHSSSNLSNSNNNNEDYLAQRFGRREHSIRSRLPIPQTSRRENDDDDYESSNLNMPTLKSAALEQQQQQLQKDISRQSMCSVESEAKTEFTDLSPSTPCTLLPPPPASFASDTPSTTPAANFVASFPYSSESQCLEAHRRSTKNIHELLLAGNSGGSGNDATHYEIINDRDRYQLQRSVGGGSSSSSSNNNKHKSKSKSRSREQLDIYGAGTERADWSDSSGCAALRGSSKRL, encoded by the exons ATGCATGGCTATCCGGTGATGCAGTTCGTGCAGTACAGCATGCCGCCGCCCTGCTCCTGGGTGCCAGCTCCACCGCCCACAAACACAGCGGAGGCACATCATCGCGGTTCCCTGG CACATCGTCATGGCGCTGGCATCAAGAAGTATGTGGTATGGTGCCTCATCTGTGGCGGCTTCAGTTGCCTGCTGGGCGTCCTCTTCCTGGGCGTCTATTTCCTGCTGCATTCCTACACCATCACCGTGGGCAACTTTGAGACAGTGCCCACCTTTGTGCCCGCCACGCTG CTCATCCTCACAGGCGTCTGTATTATGAGTCTCGCCCGTCGTCGCAATCGCTACAGTTATCTG ATCAAACTATCCGGCGCCTGTGGCCTTGTCTCGGCCTTGACCTGCGCCCTGGTCACTGTGACGACCACTGTGCTTCATATGAGTCGCTTGCAAGCGCTGAGGGAATGCGAATACACGCAGAAGACACGCACCTGCACCTGCTACTCGGATCTCATTGAATCCCAGGTGGATCGAGTGGACAAAG GCGTGCGCTTGGTCTTTGATTCGCTCTCCGACTGCGGCGTCGTCCATGGTTCCCTCTATTCCTGTCTGCGCGCCATCTTTGGCCTCTCCGTCGCGGGCGTGCTCATCGCCGTCTTTAGCTGCATGCTCGTGTATCAGCTGCTCAGCCACGAGCGCAAGAAAATGTACTGGGAGCAACTGGAGCTGCGTTGTCGCTCGCTTTACGCCAGCCAAGCGCCGCCTCCTCATAGTCTGGGCGCCCTAACTGCGCCGGGTCGCATGCTGAACTGTCGCTGTTGTGAGCAGTGCCACGCCCATCGTCAGCTAACGCTGCCACTGCAGGCCACCGCCTATCCCTGGGATGAggcaagtgcagcagcagcagcagctgtggccGCCGGTGGCGCAGGCGCCGAGCAACGTTTCTGGGCCACTCAGCCCCCTGGTAACTTTTATTCCCCCAATCCGGGTGGCAACGAGGAGCTCGTCAATGGCTGTCGTGGTGGGGGAAATGAGCGTGCCTcacgcaacaacagcagcggctgGAGCTGGCCACGCATGCCCTGGCAACGCAATACGCCGGATGCAACACGTCGCTTTCGTCAGGCGGCCGCCAGTCCCGATTCCCAGTACGGGTTTAGTTCGGCCAcagcggtggcggtggccGATGGCAATCAGATGCTCATCGAGGAGCCGACTGTGAATGGCAGTGGTGGCGCCTACAACGCCTTGCCGCCGCCCAATGCCTTGCCCTACGGTGTTTGGGGTCCGCCGCCGCCCTACAGCGATCCCAACAGTCCGGCGCGACGTGGCTACTATCAGTATCTGCAGGCGAGCGCCTATTTGGCGGGCGGCAATGCGGCGGTCACGACCCTAATGCcccagcagctgcagcaggagcagctgcaacagttgcaacagcaccaacaacagcaacatcaacagcagcagcaacaacagttgttgCCACAGCAGCTTGGGCAGCAGGCACGCGGAGCGGGTCATGCGGCGACACTGGAGCGCATGGATGGCTTGAATGCTGGCATCACAAATGGCGGAGGCACTGCGTCCACGGTGAGCACACGCAGTGTCGGTGTCACTGCCGCCGCCTACAAGTCCAAGGCGGTGGGCAATGGTGAGTACGAGAATACGCATTCGGACAGCGATGGCTGCAACGGCTGGGAGCGGGATCGTTGCTCCAATACACTGCCCACGCGCAAGCTTAAGAAGCGCATCATTGAGGCCGGCGCCAAGAGCATTGGACCACAGAACAATGCGAACGCACAGCGTCCCAATGTGCAGCAGCTGTTTGCCTGCGAAATGGTCAGCAAGCAGCAGGAGTTGGAGTTGCAACCagcggagcagcagcagctggaagGACAGCAGACTGTGAACGGTGTTGAGAACAGCGGCTATCAGGATTCGAATGGTGCGATTGCAAAGGGTCAGGCTGCAGTGATTGGCACTGTGACCTCCGCgacaacagttgctgctgtgcagCTGGAGGCTGCCGAATCGGAGGTTTACTTTGCGGACgtgagcagctgctgcaacatgTCCGTCAAGAACGACAATTACTACGACAATGcaacgcagcaacagcagcagcgtcatcCACATCCTcaccagcatcagcatcaacatcagcacAGCAATTGcagtcacagcagcagcaatctgagcaacagcaacaacaacaatgaggaTTATCTGGCGCAACGCTTTGGTAGGCGGGAACACTCCATCAGGAGTCGACTCCCCATACCGCAGACGTCACGTCGGGAGAACGATGATGACGACTACGAGAGCTCCAATCTGAATATGCCGACGTTGAAGAGCGCCGCgttggagcagcagcaacagcagttgcagaAGGACATCTCACGCCAGAGCATGTGTTCCGTCGAATCGGAGGCCAAGACTGAGTTCACCGATCTGTCGCCATCGACGCCTTGCACGCTGCTACCGCCGCCACCCGCCAGCTTTGCCAGCGATACGCCGTCCACAACGCCGGCTGCCAATTTTGTGGCATCGTTTCCCTACTCCTCGGAATCTCAATGCCTGGAGGCGCATCGTCGCTCCACTAAGAACATACATGAACTGTTGCTGGCGGGCAACAGTGGCGGAAGTGGCAACGATGCGACGCACTATGAGATCATCAACGATCGTGATCGTTATCAGCTGCAGCGCAGCGtgggcggcggcagcagcagcagcagtagtaacaacaataagcaCAAGTCCAAATCGAAGTCGCGTTCACGGGAGCAACTTGATATTTATGGAGCCGGCACGGAGCGCGCCGATTGGTCCGATAGCAGTGGCTGTGCAGCTCTGCGTGGCAGCAGCAAGCGATTGTGA